A portion of the Salminus brasiliensis chromosome 11, fSalBra1.hap2, whole genome shotgun sequence genome contains these proteins:
- the slc46a1 gene encoding proton-coupled folate transporter, whose translation MEEDSDTTEILPADALSPEQEDPVGSPRCRAPPYSCPFSVTVQPVLFLATFSLALQMPLYTQYLWDRISEDLGYNGTKGGGCNSSAHDQLQKEVEILTAHWNMYINLGGFLVGLFVVILLGSWSDRAGRRLVLIIPSLGLAVQASIYLIVMYLKLPVAWFLLGRICSGLSGDFNAILAGCFAYVADTSDKSSRTFCVAILEACLGLAGMFASIIGGKWRHAQGYISPFWLVLATNLATALYAYLFIPESVTPDPEAKLFSGRHYRAVYDLYTSGGQRGHRVWLWLYTLCFFLVVTVHFGSRELYVLYELSAPLCWDSVLIGYGSAAQHLSYLSSLLGLKALQHCLEDSWVAIIGLASNMIGSVVFSVANTTALMFTGYGLSLLFMTSTPVLRSKLSKLVDPSEQGALFASVACVEGLCSLVASGLFNSLYPATLHIMKGFPFLFGAIVLLIPAGIIGGLKCQEQRMHNRETAVN comes from the exons ATGGAGGAAGATTCGGACACCACAGAGATTTTGCCCGCGGACGCGCTGAGCCCCGAGCAGGAGGACCCGGTAGGAAGCCCCCGCTGCAGAGCTCCACCGTACTCCTGTCCGTTTTCAGTCACAGTCCAGCCTGTCCTGTTCCTCGCCACCTTCTCTCTGGCACTGCAGATGCCGCTGTACACTCAGTACCTGTGGGATCGCATTAGTGAGGACTTGGGCTACAACGGAACGAAAGGAGGAGGGTGTAATTCTTCTGCACACGATCAGCTTCAGAAg GAGGTCGAAATTCTAACTGCGCACTGGAACATGTACATCAATTTGGGAGGTTTTCTGGTGGGCCTCTTTGTTGTGATCCTTCTTGGCTCATGGAGTGACCGAGCTGGCAGACGGCTGGTTCTGATCATCCCCAGTCTGGGTCTGGCAGTTCAGGCTAGTATCTACCTGATTGTGATGTACCTGAAGCTTCCTGTGGCCTGGTTCCTCTTGGGAAGGATCTGCAGTGGCCTGTCTGGAGATTTTAATGCCATCTTGGCAGGCTGCTTTGCTTATGTGGCAGACACCAGTGACAAGAGCTCTCGCACCTTTTGTGTGGCCATACTGGAGGCATGTCTGGGGCTCGCTGGCATGTTTGCAAGCATTATTGGAGGCAAATGGAGACATGCACAAGG GTATATCAGCCCCTTCTGGCTTGTTCTGGCCACAAACCTGGCCACAGCCCTGTACGCTTACCTCTTCATACCAGAATCTGTCACTCCTGACCCAGAGGCGAAGCTCTTCTCTGGCCGGCATTATAGGGCTGTCTATGATCTTTATACCTCTGGAGGGCAGAGAGGACATAGGGTCTGGTTGTGGCTCTACACACTCTGCTTTTTCCTGGTGGTCACTGTACACTTTGGCTCCCGCGagctgtatgtactgtatgaacTGAGCGCACCTCTGTGTTGGGATTCAGTGCTGATTGGCTACGGTTCGGCTGCTCAGCACCTGTCATACCTCAGCAGCCTGCTGGGCCTGAAGGCTTTGCAGCACTGCCTGGAAGACTCCTGGGTGGCCATCATAGGCCTGGCCTCCAACATGATTGGCTCGGTGGTGTTTTCTGTGGCAAACACCACAGCTCTCATGTTTACAG GATACGGCCTGTCTTTACTATTTATGACCTCCACTCCAGTTCTGAGATCCAAGCTGTCCAAACTTGTGGACCCTTCAGAGCAAG GTGCTCTGTTTGCCTCTGTGGCTTGTGTGGAGGGCCTCTGCTCGTTGGTGGCCAGTGGACTCTTTAACTCTCTGTATCCTGCCACCTTACACATAATGAAGGGTTTCCCCTTCCTCTTCGGAGCCATCGTCCTTCTCATCCCTGCTGGAATAATCGG GGGGTTGAAGTGCCAAGAGCAGAGGATGCACAACAGGGAAACTGCAGTGAACTGA